The proteins below come from a single Cervus canadensis isolate Bull #8, Minnesota chromosome 2, ASM1932006v1, whole genome shotgun sequence genomic window:
- the LOC122429272 gene encoding NKAP-like protein, with the protein MPINRYLSGFISVERRRRLLSSARAQRAGSWSSYPEDTPGSGRQRRSSSESPPSAQVRHSPWGSRTHSRDREGLRPSWSGSGAGASYPFSLPGSRERPPGLRNYDFSSSSFSCGGYRYYQHHHVGDWQWAEDCEKEKEESYRQRRLKERERVGELGAPEVWGLSPKFPEPDSDEHTPVEDEEVKTKKSSSSDSSSEEKRKKASRSKNKKKRKKKSKRKHRTYSDNTDSDSDSDTISSSDDDKKRAKKLKKKKKRRAKKPKKKKTKKTKKESSDSSCKDSEGELPEDIWIEQSKIADNMDLIGPEAPIIHTSQDEKPLNYGHALLPGEGAAMAEDVKAGKRIPRRGEIGLTSEEIASFECSGCVMSGSRHRRMEAVHLRKENQIYSADEKRALASFNQEERRKRENKILASFREMVYRKTKGKDDK; encoded by the exons ATGCCTATTAATCGGTACTTAAGTGGATTCATCAGTgtggagcggcggcggcggctgctgaGCTCAGCCCGGGCCCAAAGAGCCGGGAGCTGG TCTAGCTACCCAGAGGACACCCCGGGCTCTGGGAGACAGCGACGCAGCTCGTCCGAGAGCCCGCCATCCGCGCAGGTCAGACACTCCCCGTGGGGCAGCCGTACTCACTCACGCGACCGCGAAGGCCTCAGGCCTTCGTGGAGTGGTTCGGGTGCCGGAGCTTCTTACCCCTTTAGCCTCCCTGGGTCTCGAGAGCGGCCCCCCGGGCTCCGCAACTACGACTTCTCATCATCTTCTTTCTCCTGTGGAGGGTACCGTTACTATCAACACCACCATGTGGGCGACTGGCAGTGGGCGGAGGACtgtgagaaagagaaggaggagagcTATCGCCAGAGGCggctgaaagagagagaaagggttgGGGAGTTGGGAGCTCCTGAGGTATGGGGGCTGTCTCCAAAGTTTCCTGAGCCAGATTCTGATGAACACACCCCGGTTGAGGATGAAGAGGTAAAGACCAAGAAGAGCAGCAGTTCAGATTCCAGCTccgaagaaaaaaggaaaaaggccaGTCGttcaaaaaataagaagaaaagaaagaaaaaatccaaaagaaaacataggacaTATTCTGATAATACTGACAGTGATTCGGACTCCGACACTATTTCTAGCTCTGATGATGATAAAAAGAGAGCAAAAaaactcaagaagaaaaagaaacgcagAGCTAaaaagcccaagaaaaagaagactaaaaagactaaaaaagaaTCCAGTGACTCAAGCTGTAAGGATTCAGAAGGGGAGTTGCCAGAAGACATCTGGATTGAGCAGTCAAAGATTGCAGATAACATGGATCTGATAGGTCCAGAGGCACCTATTATACACACCTCTCAAGATGAGAAACCTTTGAACTATGGCCATGCTCTGCTTCCAGGTGAAGGTGCAGCTATGGCTGAGGATGTAAAAGCCGGAAAGCGTATCCCACGAAGAGGTGAAATTGGGTTGACAAGTGAAGAGATTGCTTCTTTTGAATGCTCGGGTTGTGTTATGAGTGGTAGCAGGCATCGCAGAATGGAGGCTGTGCACCTGCGTAAAGAGAATCAGATCTATAGTGCTGATGAGAAGAGAGCCCTTGCATCCTTTAACCAAGAAGAGAGACGGAAAAGAGAGAATAAGATTCTAGCTAGTTTCCGAGAGATGGTGTACCGAAAGACAAAAGGGAAAGATGATAAATAA